ACTCAAACCGATTGGGAAAAAACCAATCTGTTTTTGACGCATAACGCAGCGAAAATGCGCTTAATTGCAGCCTCCATAACCCAAGGCGCTCACTGGACACAGCAGATTGTCGGCGTTAGCGTGATTATCATCGGGGTTTATTTAATAATTGAAGGCCAAATCAGCCAAGGGGCGTTGATTGCTTCCTATATGTTAAGTGTCAGGGCCATGTCGCCAATCAGCCAGACAGCCGGACTATTGTCTCAATATCACTATGCCGCGACCGCTTATGATTCTCTGGATAACCTAATGGCTTTGGAAACCGAGCGCGCCACCGATAAAGACTGGATATCACCGAATTTCGTCCGCGGTGAAATCGAATTCAAAAACGTCAATTTCCGTTATAGCGAAGAAGATGAATATGTCCTAAAAGATGTCAGCTTCAAAATTCAACCGGGGGAAAGCATCGCTCTATTAGGACGCAACGGTTCCGGCAAATCCACTATCGAGAAATTGATTCTGGGCCTTTACGAACCGGAATCCGGTAGCGTCATGGTGGATGGCATCAATTTAAAGCACTTTGATCCAGCCGTATTACGTCGTCATATAGGTTATATGCCGCAAGAAAACACCTTGTTTTTCGGCACCCTAAAGGAAAACATCACTATCACCAACCCTTTTGTCAGCGATGAACAGATATTAAAGGTAACCAAGTTCTGTGGACTTAACAGCTTATTGCAAACACATTCGGCCGGTTTGGAATTACCCGTTGGTGAGCAGGGGCGCTTGCTTTCCGGAGGACAAAAGCAAGCGGTCGCCTTGGCACGCGCTTTAGTCGGTGAACCTCCGATTTTATTATTTGACGAGCCTACCGGTTCGTTTGACTATGCTTGTCGCAAAGACTTTGTGCAACGCGTGCCTGAGATCGCCAAAGGCAAAACCTTATTAATGATTACTCACAATATCAATTTGATTCAAAAAGCCAGTAGAGTTATGGTCATGGATAGCGGCAAGGTAATCGCCGACGGACCGACTGAAACCGTACTTGAAGCTTTACGCCAAGGTCGTGTAGGGAGTTTGAAGGTATGACTCAACAGCACACACCTGAAGAACGCTTGTTCAAACAGATCAATAAAATGGCGGTTGCTCCGGGTCAGCAACGTCATCGTATGATCAAAAACGCCATTATCAATAATGAACTACAGCATAAAGACTGGGTAATCGATGCCGAATGGGCAAAAATCCAGCAACAGCCGATTCGGGCAAAAAGCCTACTCTATTTAGTGGCACTGATTATTGTCGGTTTGATTACTTGGGCGGCTTTCGCGCCGTTGGACGAAATTGTGCGAGGCCAAGGCAAGGTCATTCCATCCAACAAGTTGCAAGTCATTCAATCGCTTGATGGAGGTAGTATCAAAAAAATCCTCGTCACTGAAGGGCAAAAAGTTAAAGCCGGGGATTTACTTGTGCAAATCGACGCTACCCGTTCGGAGTCTTCACTCTATGAAAACGAAGCCCAGGTGTTGGCCTTACGAGCGGAAATTATCCGTCTGCAAGCCTTAACCAACGAAACCGCGTTAATTTTCCCGCAAAAACTGATCAATATCGCGCCAGATGTTGTCGAGCGTGAACAACGTCTTTATAGAGCAAATATGAATGAGTTGCAGGAAAACCGCAAAGTATTACATTCGCAGTTGCAACAAAAAGAACAGATGCTACGCGAAGCGCGCGCATCGCGAAACCAATACGCACTCAATATAGAATTGCTCAGCAAGGAGCTTGACGCCGTCAGACCCTTATTGAAATCGGGCGCGGTTTCCGAGGTGGAAATTTTTAAAATGACCCGCGAGCTCAACTCTTTGCAGGGTGAGCTGGATGTCACTCGAGCAACCATCAACCGTAATAAAGCCGCTATTGACGAGGCCATGAACAAAATCAGCGAACTTAAAGCTCGCAGCATAGCCAAATGGCGTGAACAGCTTTCCGAATCGTCTGCCAAATTGGCGTCTTTGCAGCAAACTGCCGTCGGCCTTGAACATATGGTGCAGCAAACCGACATTCGCTCCCCTATTAACGGTACCGTGCAGCGACTTTTGGCAAATACCGTTTCCGGAGTGGTCACTCCCGGTCAGACTTTAATGGAAATTTTACCAACAGATGATATCCTAATTATCGAAGCCAAAATAAATCCAAGAGATATTGCATTTTTGCTTCCAGGGCAACCGGCGACCATCAAATTCAGTGCTTATGACTTTACCATTTATGGTGGCGTCGAGGCCGAGGTAACGCAAATCAGCCCAGATTCGATTACCGATGAAAAGGGTAATACCTACTATATTGTAAAACTCAAAACCCGCGTTGCCGATGTTCATGAGGCGATTAAGGTTATTCCGGGAATGATTGCCGAAGCTGACATCATTACCGGTAAAAAAACTGTGCTTGAATACCTATTCAAACCTATTCTAAGAGCTTCTTCGCAAGCCATGACAGAGAGGTAACGCCATGCAGCTATTCACCTTACCCGGCTTTGTTGCCACCACCTGGCAACAGGCTTTTCCGCAATTAGAGGTTGTCACCGATTCAAACCCCGTGACCACCCGAAACGATATTGTTTGGATTATCAGTCAGACTGAAAACTGGCAACAACGTATACAAGAATCCATTAAGCAACACAACCAGGTCATTGTGCTTAGCCGCAATCCTAACACTGAAGAGTTCAAGAGCGTTTTTGCACTTGGTGCAAGAGGCTATTTGGATGCTTTATCTAATAAGCAGATTCTGCAAACCGCTTATCAAGGCGTAAAAGCCGGAGGCTTATGGATCCCTGAAGACATCGTCAACTCGATGATCGGCAACCTTCAGCCGAAATTGCCTGCTACCCCAAAGGCCAATTTATCAGTGCTCAGCGGCGCCGAACTCAAGGTCGCACAAAAGGTCGCGCTCGGTGAATCCAATAAAGAGGTTGCCGAAGACTTGAATATTTGCGAACGCACAGTCAAGTCGCACCTGACTTCGATTTATCAAAAACTGAATTTACGTGATCGCATGCATTTGATGTTGCATATGCAAGACGCAGGACTTTAAAAACCTTATGTATGTTCGACGCAACGAAAACGGCCAAATACAAGCGATAAGCCAACAACAGAGCGAAGAATTCAGTGAATGGCAACCCCTTTATTGCAATGAGGTGCAACAGTTTCTTGCTGAAGGCGGCGAAACATTGGAAGACGCCAAAAGTCTGCTGCAACATTCAGATGAAGGTTTTATTCGTGTTCTGGAAGATTTGATTGAGTTATTGACCTTAAAAGGAATTATTCAATTTACCGAGCTTCCTAGCGAAGTGCAGAAAAAACTCATTACTCGTAAATCGGTACGTGCCCAAGCCAACAAACTGGTGCTTTTTGAAGAAGACCATCAATCCGGTGAAATCAAACTTCCCGAATAGTTCTGATCTAGCTTTTAACGCTTATCCTTATCTTCAAAATCTGCATCAATGACCGGTTTATCGTCATGCTGCAAGTTTTTCGGAGCTTGTGGCTCTTTCTCGTGCCACTGACCTTCATAAATATTATCATCCTGCTGGTAGCGATAATAACCTTGTGTCTTCATTCCCTTGGCACTCACTTTAATCAACAGGTTTCGTACCAAAGGTATTAATAGCAACAAGCCGATAGTGTCGGAAATCAAGCCAGGAAAAAACAACATAACGCCACCCAGAAAAATCAGCACGCCATGCATTAGAGTAGCTTGCGGAGATTCTCCCTGCGCCATTTGCGTTTGCGCTGTCTGCAGAGTAGCCAAGCCTTGACTTCTCATCAAGAAAACCCCGATAACCGCCGTTGCGATGGTCAACAACACAGTCGGTAAAGCGCCTATCCAGCTACCAACCTGAATCAAAAAATAAAGCTCAATCAATGGAACAACAAACAATAATAAAAATAAAATTCGCATTTACACGGTCTCATAACAAAAATCTTTGCCAATAGCCTAACATCGGCGGCAATCGGAGGACAGACTAACGTTAGATTTTTCGCTAAAAAATGGAGAAACCATGAAACTTATCACTTCGCTACGCAACATGCTTTATTAAACAATCGAAAAGATTATAATTGTCCGTTAATTTAAATAGAGTTAACTGTCTCAGGTAAGCAAAGAGACCTTAAAAGAGATTCTTATGAAAACAGCCAGCACTCATTCACTATCCACCCAAGCATTAATTTGGTTCAGCGCCATTTTATTAAGTTTCAGCGTATTAGCGCCCCAGCAAGCTTTGGCGAGTGATGAGCTATTAGAAGTCGATCAAGCATTTCAATTACAGCAACCGACATTTGCCGATGGCAAGCTCATTGTTGAATGGAAAATCGCCGATGGTTATAAACTCTATAAAGATAAGATGTCTGTAAAAGCCAGCAATATTGTTTTACAGACACCACAATACTCAGCCTATAAAACCATTGACGATCCTTTATTCGGTAAAAGCGATGTGTTTGCCGATAAGGCCGTCATAACCATACCTTACAGCGGAAACGGTGACAGTGACATCAGCGTAAGTTATCAAGGGTGCTCTGAAAAACTGGGCGTTTGCTATCCGCCACAGACCCGGTCCTTCAAGCTAAACGCTGCAGCGGTTCAAGCTGGACAGAATCCAGCCCCTGCAAGCTTTGGCAGTCTTAATGAACTCAATAAATACCTAAGCGCTGATACAGGTCAAGACGAATTATTGGATGCCGATGATGCCTTCGCATTTTCAGCTAAGCAAGACGGCAATCAATTAATCATCAATTGGTCGATTGCTCCAAACTATCACCTTTATCGTGACAAAATCAAAGTTAAAACACTGCAAGGCGATATCCAGCACGGCAAATTGCAACTGCCTGAGGCGACTTTGATCGATGATGAACTTTTCGGTAAAACCCATGTCTTCCACGGTGATATCGAAGCGGTTCTCGCGCTTAAGCAAGCCGCCGCCGGCAGCATTATCGAGATTGAATACCAGGGTTGTTCTGCGAGCAACGGCGTCTGTTATCCTCCGGCTAAAAAGCAGATCGATTTGAACGCGGTTTCTGCAAGCAGCGGAGCCCAAGTTGCGAGTGCCGTCGTCATGGATTCAACATCCGGCGACCAGTCGGAAAGCGACATGATTGCCGACACCTTGAAAAACAGCAGCGTTTGGATTGTGATCGCAACCTTTTTGGTATTCGGTTTATTACTGTCTTTAACACCTTGCGTATTCCCGATGATTCCCATCTTATCGAGTATTATTGTAGGCCAAGGCGATCAACTAACCACTAAACGCGCCTTTATTATGTCGCTCGTTTACGTATTGGCCATGTCGGTGACCTATACCGTTGCCGGCGTACTGGCAGGCGTGTTTGGCGAAAACCTCCAGGCAGCCTTCCAGAACCCTTGGATTATCGGTAGCTTCAGTATTATCTTCTTGCTGCTTGCGCTATCCATGTTCGGTTTCTATGAATTGCAGCTGCCAAGTTCTCTGCAATCGAAGTTAACCAATATTTCAAATAAACAGCAAGGTGGCACCCTGACCGGCGTTGCAATAATGGGCTTTTTATCGGCATTGATTGTCGGCCCCTGCGTTGCCCCGCCTCTAGCCGGTGCTTTGATTTATATCGGCCAGACCGGTGATGCCTTATTAGGTGGTCTGGCTCTGTTTGCCATGAGTATGGGGATGGGGCTGCCTCTACTTCTGCTGGGAACTTCAGCCGGTAAACTGTTACCTCGTGCCGGTGTATGGATGGATAATGTCAAAGCCGTATTCGGTGTTATGCTTATCGCCATTGCCATCTGGATGGCGGAAAGAATCATTCCGGTAGAAGCGGCGATGCTAAGCTGGGCGATGTTACTGATGATCTCTGCGGTATATATGGGCGCTTTCAGTTCCACTCAGGACACCTCCGGCTGGTTCAGACTTTCAAAAGGCCTGGGATTGGTTTTATTCTTCTACGGTGCCGCGATCCTGATTGGTTTATTAGGTGGTTCTAAACAGATGTTCCAACCGCTACAGGTATTCCAAGGTGGCGGCAAAGTGATGCAACAGCAGGCCGACAAACTGGACTTTAACAAGATCAAATCGATAGAAGATCTAAACGCTGAGCTGGCAAAAGGCAAACCGGTGATGCTCGACTTCTACGCGGATTGGTGCATAAGCTGTAAAGAGATGGAGGCACTGACCTTCTCCAAGGCTAAAGTACACCAGGCACTTGAAGGTGTCGCCCTATTAAAGGCCGATGTCACCGCGAATGATGATATTGATAAGGCACTAATGAAACAATTCGGTATTATCGGACCTCCAGCCATTTTGTTCTTTAATACTGAAGGGGTCGAACAAAAAGCGCAACGTGTGGTAGGCTTTAAAAATGCCGATGACTTCACCGCAGTTATCAACCAAGCATTCAATAAATAACACCTTGGCCATCTCACTATCTGCTATAGTGAGCAAACACAATCGAACTCCACCTGCCTTTTCGGTAGCGTGGAGTTTTTTATAGACTGACAACCTAACACCCAACCAACAAAGCAAAACTTAACTTTTGCGCGCTTTTAGTGATTTTCAGAGCAGTACGCGGCAGTTCATGCCAAAAAACTTCCAAATTAGCTTGTAACATCATAG
Above is a window of Thiomicrorhabdus sediminis DNA encoding:
- a CDS encoding type I secretion system permease/ATPase codes for the protein MTEKIINDPLTECLLILCRFHDRNTTRDNLVSGLPLNNGQLSPSHFERAAKRADLASKFAKRKLTQINSSLMPAILILKDDDNAQSACVLLAVTDGNAQLIYPDLPDTVVEKPLYQLESDYSGQVIYVRPEFHFDSRATQFTQNTMHWFWGVIKENHGLYRDILIASIFINLFAIAMPLFVMNVYDRVVPNHTTETLWMLAIGIGLVMCAELALRLARNWFIDLGANRADIKISAELLEHVMGLKLKNRPISSGSFVSNIQSFESIRNFIGSLTVVALVDLPFVLLFATIVALINIYLVIPILLGALFLLVYAMLAQRKMHSLSLDAMQAGSMRNATLYDGIANLETIKSLNIESKTQTDWEKTNLFLTHNAAKMRLIAASITQGAHWTQQIVGVSVIIIGVYLIIEGQISQGALIASYMLSVRAMSPISQTAGLLSQYHYAATAYDSLDNLMALETERATDKDWISPNFVRGEIEFKNVNFRYSEEDEYVLKDVSFKIQPGESIALLGRNGSGKSTIEKLILGLYEPESGSVMVDGINLKHFDPAVLRRHIGYMPQENTLFFGTLKENITITNPFVSDEQILKVTKFCGLNSLLQTHSAGLELPVGEQGRLLSGGQKQAVALARALVGEPPILLFDEPTGSFDYACRKDFVQRVPEIAKGKTLLMITHNINLIQKASRVMVMDSGKVIADGPTETVLEALRQGRVGSLKV
- a CDS encoding HlyD family type I secretion periplasmic adaptor subunit, translated to MTQQHTPEERLFKQINKMAVAPGQQRHRMIKNAIINNELQHKDWVIDAEWAKIQQQPIRAKSLLYLVALIIVGLITWAAFAPLDEIVRGQGKVIPSNKLQVIQSLDGGSIKKILVTEGQKVKAGDLLVQIDATRSESSLYENEAQVLALRAEIIRLQALTNETALIFPQKLINIAPDVVEREQRLYRANMNELQENRKVLHSQLQQKEQMLREARASRNQYALNIELLSKELDAVRPLLKSGAVSEVEIFKMTRELNSLQGELDVTRATINRNKAAIDEAMNKISELKARSIAKWREQLSESSAKLASLQQTAVGLEHMVQQTDIRSPINGTVQRLLANTVSGVVTPGQTLMEILPTDDILIIEAKINPRDIAFLLPGQPATIKFSAYDFTIYGGVEAEVTQISPDSITDEKGNTYYIVKLKTRVADVHEAIKVIPGMIAEADIITGKKTVLEYLFKPILRASSQAMTER
- a CDS encoding response regulator transcription factor, whose translation is MQLFTLPGFVATTWQQAFPQLEVVTDSNPVTTRNDIVWIISQTENWQQRIQESIKQHNQVIVLSRNPNTEEFKSVFALGARGYLDALSNKQILQTAYQGVKAGGLWIPEDIVNSMIGNLQPKLPATPKANLSVLSGAELKVAQKVALGESNKEVAEDLNICERTVKSHLTSIYQKLNLRDRMHLMLHMQDAGL
- a CDS encoding tryptophan synthase subunit beta like protein translates to MYVRRNENGQIQAISQQQSEEFSEWQPLYCNEVQQFLAEGGETLEDAKSLLQHSDEGFIRVLEDLIELLTLKGIIQFTELPSEVQKKLITRKSVRAQANKLVLFEEDHQSGEIKLPE
- a CDS encoding FxsA family protein; translation: MRILFLLLFVVPLIELYFLIQVGSWIGALPTVLLTIATAVIGVFLMRSQGLATLQTAQTQMAQGESPQATLMHGVLIFLGGVMLFFPGLISDTIGLLLLIPLVRNLLIKVSAKGMKTQGYYRYQQDDNIYEGQWHEKEPQAPKNLQHDDKPVIDADFEDKDKR
- a CDS encoding protein-disulfide reductase DsbD; amino-acid sequence: MKTASTHSLSTQALIWFSAILLSFSVLAPQQALASDELLEVDQAFQLQQPTFADGKLIVEWKIADGYKLYKDKMSVKASNIVLQTPQYSAYKTIDDPLFGKSDVFADKAVITIPYSGNGDSDISVSYQGCSEKLGVCYPPQTRSFKLNAAAVQAGQNPAPASFGSLNELNKYLSADTGQDELLDADDAFAFSAKQDGNQLIINWSIAPNYHLYRDKIKVKTLQGDIQHGKLQLPEATLIDDELFGKTHVFHGDIEAVLALKQAAAGSIIEIEYQGCSASNGVCYPPAKKQIDLNAVSASSGAQVASAVVMDSTSGDQSESDMIADTLKNSSVWIVIATFLVFGLLLSLTPCVFPMIPILSSIIVGQGDQLTTKRAFIMSLVYVLAMSVTYTVAGVLAGVFGENLQAAFQNPWIIGSFSIIFLLLALSMFGFYELQLPSSLQSKLTNISNKQQGGTLTGVAIMGFLSALIVGPCVAPPLAGALIYIGQTGDALLGGLALFAMSMGMGLPLLLLGTSAGKLLPRAGVWMDNVKAVFGVMLIAIAIWMAERIIPVEAAMLSWAMLLMISAVYMGAFSSTQDTSGWFRLSKGLGLVLFFYGAAILIGLLGGSKQMFQPLQVFQGGGKVMQQQADKLDFNKIKSIEDLNAELAKGKPVMLDFYADWCISCKEMEALTFSKAKVHQALEGVALLKADVTANDDIDKALMKQFGIIGPPAILFFNTEGVEQKAQRVVGFKNADDFTAVINQAFNK